A genome region from Microbacterium sp. CGR2 includes the following:
- a CDS encoding glycoside hydrolase family 2 protein — MTLRATTQDGSYPRPRLVRENWTSLDGDWKFAYDDSNVGLRDRWFAAADATAFPLTITVPFVPESTASGIGDTGYHAVVWYRRVISARRRPGSRVILHFGAIDHEARVWVNGLQVAEHRGGQTAFSADITDALGEAEEHVVVVRAHDDPHDAEVPRGKQDWRETPHAIWYQRSTGIWRSVWSEEVADQHVVSFDSTFESTRATVGVHVVLAKAPIDGQRVRISLHRGDLPLGSAVFDALTTRVAGSIELPALRNAQEREHFLWSPERPTLLDVTIDVLDGDHGLLDQVGSYVGLRTTEVDRGRFVLNSQPYFVRSVLQQGYWPDSHLTAPSPDDYRTEVEAIRALGFNAARIHQKVEDPRFHYWADRLGLLLWGETAGAYEYTPRAAATLMSEWSEIVEQYRGHPSIVTWVPINESWGVQDMGGSRQQREFVQAIASFTRALDPSRPVVSNDGWEHIDSDIIAVHDYTTDAARLAAHYESLDAVRTLLSGHGPVGRRPVLDENRASIDDGRPLMVTEFGGISYAGEGTWGYAVVTSDEDYEREVGDLFAALHASPVVAGFCYTQLTDTMQEANGLLRADRSPKLPIEVLRALITGTVSA, encoded by the coding sequence ATGACGCTTCGCGCCACCACCCAGGACGGCAGCTACCCTCGACCTCGTCTCGTGCGCGAGAACTGGACGTCGTTGGACGGCGACTGGAAGTTCGCGTACGACGACTCGAACGTCGGACTCCGTGATCGGTGGTTCGCCGCAGCCGATGCGACAGCCTTCCCTCTGACGATCACCGTGCCCTTCGTGCCGGAGAGCACGGCATCGGGTATCGGTGACACCGGGTATCACGCCGTCGTCTGGTACCGCCGGGTGATCAGCGCTCGCCGCAGGCCCGGCTCCCGCGTCATCCTGCACTTCGGCGCGATCGATCATGAGGCACGCGTGTGGGTGAACGGCCTTCAGGTCGCCGAACACCGCGGCGGCCAGACCGCCTTCAGCGCCGACATCACGGATGCCCTCGGCGAGGCGGAGGAGCACGTCGTCGTGGTGCGCGCCCATGACGACCCGCACGACGCCGAGGTTCCGCGGGGCAAGCAGGACTGGCGCGAGACCCCGCACGCCATCTGGTACCAACGCAGCACCGGAATCTGGCGCTCCGTCTGGTCGGAGGAGGTGGCCGACCAGCATGTCGTCTCGTTTGACTCGACGTTCGAGAGCACCCGGGCCACCGTCGGCGTGCACGTCGTCCTCGCGAAGGCGCCGATCGACGGACAGCGCGTTCGGATCTCACTCCACCGCGGCGACCTTCCGCTGGGTTCGGCGGTGTTCGACGCGCTGACCACGCGCGTCGCGGGTTCGATCGAACTCCCGGCCCTGCGCAACGCCCAGGAGCGCGAACACTTCCTCTGGTCGCCCGAGCGCCCGACGCTCCTCGATGTCACCATCGACGTGCTCGACGGGGACCACGGCCTCCTCGATCAGGTCGGCAGCTACGTCGGGCTCCGTACGACAGAGGTCGACCGTGGGCGCTTCGTGCTGAACAGCCAGCCGTACTTCGTGCGCTCCGTGCTTCAGCAGGGGTACTGGCCCGACAGCCACCTGACCGCCCCCTCGCCGGACGACTACCGCACCGAGGTGGAGGCCATCCGCGCGCTGGGCTTCAACGCGGCACGCATCCATCAGAAGGTCGAGGACCCGCGCTTCCACTACTGGGCGGATCGCCTGGGCCTGCTGCTCTGGGGCGAGACGGCCGGTGCGTACGAGTACACGCCTCGCGCCGCCGCCACCCTCATGTCGGAGTGGTCCGAGATCGTGGAGCAGTACCGCGGTCACCCCAGCATCGTGACCTGGGTGCCCATCAACGAGAGCTGGGGAGTGCAGGACATGGGTGGCTCGCGGCAGCAGCGCGAGTTCGTCCAGGCGATCGCCTCTTTCACGCGCGCGCTCGACCCCTCGCGGCCGGTGGTGTCGAACGACGGCTGGGAGCACATCGACAGCGACATCATCGCGGTGCACGACTACACGACGGATGCTGCCCGGCTCGCCGCGCACTACGAATCGCTGGATGCCGTCCGCACGCTGCTGTCCGGGCACGGTCCGGTGGGGCGGCGGCCCGTGCTCGACGAGAATCGCGCGTCGATCGACGACGGCCGCCCACTCATGGTCACCGAGTTCGGCGGGATCTCCTACGCGGGCGAGGGCACCTGGGGTTATGCGGTCGTCACCTCCGACGAAGACTACGAGCGTGAGGTGGGCGACCTGTTCGCGGCGTTGCACGCGAGCCCGGTCGTCGCCGGCTTCTGCTACACCCAGCTCACCGACACCATGCAGGAGGCGAACGGTCTGCTGCGCGCCGACCGTTCACCCAAGTTGCCGATCGAGGTGCTGCGCGCTCTCATCACCGGTACCGTGAGCGCATGA
- a CDS encoding FitA-like ribbon-helix-helix domain-containing protein: MATVTIRNLSDEVVDALKTRARRNSRSMEAEAREALTRLVDSGDGESGVESLVAQSRLRWSVPWSEVAARLAQSPAPDVDGESWLADIRDDGDVEDFGDPWEHRAPA; this comes from the coding sequence GTGGCCACGGTTACCATTCGGAATCTGAGCGATGAGGTCGTCGACGCCCTCAAGACGCGCGCTCGACGGAACTCGCGGTCAATGGAGGCGGAAGCGCGCGAGGCGTTGACGAGGCTAGTGGACAGCGGTGACGGCGAGAGCGGCGTCGAGTCGCTTGTGGCCCAGTCCCGACTCCGATGGTCGGTTCCTTGGAGTGAGGTAGCGGCACGGCTCGCGCAGAGTCCCGCGCCCGACGTCGACGGCGAATCGTGGCTCGCTGACATCCGCGATGATGGCGACGTCGAGGACTTCGGGGACCCCTGGGAGCACCGTGCTCCTGCTTGA
- the treZ gene encoding malto-oligosyltrehalose trehalohydrolase, translating to MIEVWAPKARRMRVRRLGEEGATVEERDLDSSADGWWRNDLTLAEGDLYGFLIDDSDQLRPDPRSRRQPDGVHGPSAVFDPDAFSWTDQAWTGRQLAGGLIYELHTGTFTPGGTLDSAVERLDHLVDIGVTHVELLPVNAFNGQWNWGYDGVLWYAVHEGYGGPRAYQRFVDAAHARGLAVIQDVVYNHLGPSGNYLPEFGPYLREGSDTGWGESVNLAEPAVREFILQNAAMWLQDLHVDGLRLDAVHALHDEGPVHILRELAERTDALSAQSNRPLTLIAESDMNDPTLILPREAGGYGLTAQWSDDWHHAVHVALTGETVGYYADFAAPDAVAKVSESGFFHDGTFSSFRGRTHGKPIPAEVPAWRLVTFAQDHDQIGNRAAGDRLSATLSMDRLAVAAVLTLTAPGTPMLFMGEEWGASTPWQFFTSHPEPELGRAVSEGRMGEFARMDWDTDAVPDPQDPATFERSHLDWSELDEADHVRLLALYRDLAALRRAHPELTDPDSTRTSVTVRESDGAPDSRVYRIDRGALSVLVNLSSEPVECTVTADAAVVLSTKPVDVASGRLVLPAESAAILR from the coding sequence ATGATCGAGGTCTGGGCTCCGAAGGCCCGACGGATGCGTGTGCGGCGGCTCGGTGAAGAGGGCGCGACAGTCGAGGAGCGGGATCTGGACTCCTCGGCCGACGGCTGGTGGCGCAACGACCTCACCCTGGCCGAGGGGGATCTGTACGGATTCCTCATCGACGACAGCGACCAGCTGCGACCCGATCCGCGGTCCCGACGCCAACCCGACGGTGTGCACGGACCGTCGGCCGTCTTCGATCCGGATGCGTTCTCGTGGACCGACCAGGCCTGGACCGGTCGTCAGCTCGCGGGCGGGCTGATCTACGAACTGCACACCGGCACCTTCACGCCCGGGGGAACGCTGGACTCCGCCGTCGAACGCCTCGATCATCTGGTCGACATCGGGGTGACCCACGTGGAGCTTCTGCCCGTGAACGCCTTCAACGGGCAGTGGAACTGGGGATACGACGGGGTGCTCTGGTACGCGGTGCACGAGGGCTACGGCGGACCGCGGGCGTACCAGCGGTTCGTCGACGCGGCCCATGCACGCGGGCTCGCCGTCATCCAGGACGTCGTCTACAACCATCTGGGCCCGAGCGGCAACTACCTGCCCGAGTTCGGCCCGTATCTGCGCGAGGGCAGCGACACCGGATGGGGCGAGTCGGTCAACCTCGCCGAACCGGCCGTCCGGGAGTTCATCCTCCAGAACGCTGCGATGTGGCTGCAGGACCTGCACGTCGACGGGCTGCGGCTGGATGCCGTCCACGCGCTGCACGACGAAGGGCCGGTGCACATCCTCCGCGAGCTCGCCGAGCGGACCGACGCGCTCTCGGCGCAGTCGAACCGGCCGCTCACGCTCATCGCCGAGTCGGACATGAACGACCCGACCCTGATCCTGCCGCGGGAAGCAGGCGGCTACGGACTGACTGCGCAGTGGTCCGATGACTGGCACCACGCCGTGCACGTCGCCCTCACCGGCGAGACCGTCGGCTACTACGCCGACTTCGCGGCCCCGGATGCCGTCGCCAAGGTGTCCGAGAGTGGGTTCTTCCACGACGGAACGTTCTCTTCTTTCCGCGGTCGGACGCACGGCAAGCCGATCCCCGCGGAGGTGCCGGCCTGGCGGCTGGTGACCTTCGCGCAAGATCACGATCAGATCGGGAACCGTGCCGCAGGCGACCGTCTGTCGGCGACGCTCTCGATGGATCGGCTGGCTGTGGCCGCCGTCCTCACGCTGACCGCTCCGGGAACACCGATGCTCTTCATGGGCGAGGAGTGGGGCGCGTCGACTCCGTGGCAGTTCTTCACCTCGCACCCAGAGCCCGAGCTCGGCCGCGCCGTCTCGGAGGGGCGCATGGGTGAGTTCGCCCGGATGGACTGGGACACCGACGCGGTGCCCGATCCTCAGGACCCGGCGACCTTCGAGCGCTCGCACCTCGACTGGAGCGAGCTCGACGAGGCGGATCACGTTCGCCTGCTGGCGTTGTACCGAGACCTCGCGGCGCTGCGGCGGGCGCATCCGGAGCTGACCGACCCCGATTCGACTCGCACGTCGGTGACCGTGCGGGAATCGGACGGCGCGCCGGATTCCCGCGTCTACCGGATCGATCGTGGCGCGCTGTCCGTGCTCGTGAACCTCTCATCCGAACCGGTGGAGTGCACGGTCACCGCGGATGCAGCGGTGGTGCTGTCGACCAAGCCCGTCGACGTCGCGTCGGGTCGTCTGGTGTTGCCGGCAGAATCGGCCGCCATCCTCCGCTGA
- a CDS encoding LLM class flavin-dependent oxidoreductase, with amino-acid sequence MKAFGFLSFGHYADVPGSATRTAGDMLKQTIEIAEGADEIGVNGASVRVHHWARQAASPMPLLAAMAARTQRIEVGTGVIDMRYENPLQFAEEAAALDLIADGRVALGVSRGSPETALRGYETFGYVDQEDTERGSVLAREKFDIFLRAIDGERIAPGDPRMVGAGQYLAIEPQSPTLRDHIWWGSGSRATAEETGRKGLNMMSSTLITEATGQPFHELQREQIELFRAAYKEAGHTGRPRVSVSRSVFPLISDMDRAYFGLRSEENGDQVGIIDGFRSTFGKTYAAEPDVLIQQLLRDEAVMAADTLLLTIPNQLGPDYNLHVLESFAKHVAPALGWKPNTEGPVQGDDV; translated from the coding sequence ATGAAGGCTTTCGGATTCCTCTCGTTCGGGCACTACGCCGATGTCCCCGGATCGGCGACCCGTACAGCGGGCGACATGCTCAAGCAGACGATCGAGATCGCCGAGGGCGCAGACGAGATCGGCGTCAACGGCGCTTCCGTGCGCGTGCATCACTGGGCACGGCAGGCGGCGTCCCCGATGCCGCTGCTCGCGGCCATGGCGGCGCGCACCCAGCGAATCGAGGTGGGCACCGGTGTCATCGACATGCGTTACGAGAACCCGCTGCAGTTCGCCGAGGAAGCGGCCGCCCTGGACCTCATCGCGGACGGACGCGTCGCGCTCGGCGTGAGCCGTGGTTCACCCGAGACGGCACTGCGCGGGTACGAGACGTTCGGGTACGTCGATCAGGAGGACACCGAGCGCGGCAGCGTGCTCGCGCGCGAGAAGTTCGACATCTTCCTTCGGGCCATCGACGGGGAGCGCATCGCGCCAGGAGACCCCCGCATGGTGGGGGCAGGGCAGTACCTCGCGATCGAACCGCAGTCCCCGACGCTTCGCGATCACATCTGGTGGGGATCCGGTTCGCGTGCGACCGCCGAGGAGACCGGCCGCAAGGGGCTCAACATGATGAGCTCGACACTGATCACCGAGGCGACAGGACAGCCGTTCCACGAGTTGCAGCGTGAGCAGATCGAGCTGTTCCGCGCCGCGTACAAGGAGGCCGGTCACACCGGTCGGCCCCGTGTCTCGGTCAGCCGCAGCGTATTCCCGCTCATCTCCGACATGGACCGGGCGTACTTCGGTCTGCGCAGCGAGGAGAACGGCGACCAGGTCGGCATCATCGACGGGTTCCGCTCGACCTTCGGCAAGACCTACGCCGCCGAGCCCGACGTGCTCATCCAGCAGCTGCTGCGCGACGAAGCCGTGATGGCAGCGGACACTCTTCTGCTGACGATCCCGAACCAGCTCGGCCCGGACTACAACCTTCATGTGCTGGAGTCGTTCGCCAAGCATGTGGCGCCCGCGCTGGGGTGGAAGCCGAACACCGAAGGGCCTGTACAGGGCGACGACGTCTAG
- a CDS encoding ASCH domain-containing protein, whose product MHDTTSIERFWQQCRSVISGLPETPPEAWAFGATPDHADDLLALVLAGTKTATASSLWDYDHTGEALPEAGLLNIILDGGGSPRALLETTTVEVIPFDAVPESHAFAEGEGDLSLPHWRDVHERYWREHSESPKGFAPDMPVVCEGFRLLHAV is encoded by the coding sequence GTGCATGACACGACTTCGATCGAGCGGTTCTGGCAGCAGTGCCGTTCCGTGATCTCGGGTCTGCCTGAGACACCCCCGGAAGCATGGGCATTCGGCGCGACGCCCGACCACGCGGACGACCTGCTGGCTCTGGTGCTGGCGGGCACGAAGACAGCGACGGCGTCGTCCCTGTGGGATTACGACCACACCGGGGAGGCGCTCCCTGAAGCGGGTCTGCTGAACATCATCCTCGACGGTGGCGGCTCACCGCGCGCGCTCTTGGAGACGACCACTGTCGAGGTGATCCCCTTCGATGCCGTCCCGGAATCGCACGCCTTCGCCGAGGGAGAAGGCGACCTCTCACTGCCCCACTGGCGCGACGTCCACGAGCGGTACTGGCGCGAGCACTCCGAGAGTCCGAAGGGCTTCGCCCCGGACATGCCCGTGGTCTGCGAGGGCTTCCGCCTGCTGCATGCGGTGTAG
- a CDS encoding methyltransferase: MTAVSATPEPRPDPVHIAAFAADLDAADLRSEPLRRLWGAEADDALARGMREPILRAIAGDSGVLATLGRLLVLGMPQPRTLVDAALRQLRVEGLVALGLATADAETVTPAALLRPQSFVDADGVGEWWIASDLDEVALDGPLPPDHVLGIGGASRTLAETIVPIEVDRALDLGTGCGIQALLAARRARAVIATDISARALAFAEINARLNGVGNIEFRLGSMFEPVQGEAFDLIVSNPPFVITPRTDGVPAYEYRDGGLVGDALVEQFVRAAPDFLTEGGIAQLLGNWESRAGVAGLARVDAWVPTDLDLWVIEREELSPLGYAELWIRDGGTTPRDPDFTPLLTAWLDDFADRRVSSVGFGYVLLRRPPTGSGPGVPIRRTERLSGPLSHVGAALATSLAAHDRLSDELPATLVTASDVTEARHLLPGNDDPSVIELRQGGGFARTVNVDPALAAFVGACDGELTVGQIAAALADLFDVPLHDLWAELEPRLRSLMFDGFLLPAE; encoded by the coding sequence GTGACGGCCGTGTCTGCCACCCCCGAGCCCCGTCCTGACCCGGTGCACATCGCCGCATTCGCCGCCGATCTCGACGCGGCGGACCTGCGTTCGGAGCCACTCCGGCGGCTCTGGGGCGCGGAGGCGGACGACGCCCTCGCCCGCGGTATGCGAGAGCCCATCCTGCGCGCGATCGCCGGAGATTCCGGTGTTCTCGCCACGCTCGGCCGCCTCCTCGTGCTCGGGATGCCGCAGCCGCGCACCCTCGTCGACGCTGCGCTGCGGCAGCTGCGGGTCGAGGGCCTCGTCGCCCTCGGCCTCGCCACGGCAGACGCCGAGACCGTCACCCCAGCCGCTCTCCTGCGCCCGCAGTCGTTCGTCGACGCGGACGGCGTGGGGGAGTGGTGGATCGCCAGCGACCTCGACGAGGTGGCTCTCGACGGCCCGCTTCCTCCCGATCACGTGCTGGGGATCGGCGGAGCGTCGCGCACCCTCGCGGAGACGATCGTTCCGATCGAAGTGGACCGCGCTCTGGATCTGGGCACCGGCTGCGGCATCCAGGCCCTTCTCGCCGCACGTCGCGCCCGCGCGGTGATCGCGACCGACATCTCGGCGCGGGCGCTCGCGTTCGCCGAGATCAACGCCCGACTCAACGGCGTCGGCAACATCGAGTTCCGTCTCGGCAGCATGTTCGAACCGGTGCAGGGCGAGGCGTTCGACCTGATCGTCTCCAATCCGCCGTTCGTCATCACCCCGCGCACCGACGGCGTTCCCGCCTACGAGTACCGCGACGGCGGACTCGTCGGCGACGCGCTCGTCGAGCAGTTCGTCCGCGCAGCTCCGGATTTCCTCACCGAGGGCGGCATCGCGCAGCTCCTCGGCAACTGGGAATCACGCGCGGGAGTCGCCGGGTTGGCGCGCGTGGATGCCTGGGTGCCGACCGACCTCGACCTCTGGGTCATCGAACGGGAGGAGTTGTCCCCTCTCGGATATGCGGAACTGTGGATCCGTGACGGCGGGACGACGCCGCGCGACCCGGACTTCACGCCTCTGCTCACGGCCTGGCTGGACGACTTCGCGGACAGGCGAGTGTCGTCGGTCGGATTCGGGTACGTTCTGCTGCGACGTCCTCCGACGGGCTCGGGGCCCGGCGTGCCGATCCGCCGAACGGAGAGGCTCAGCGGGCCGCTCTCCCATGTCGGTGCAGCGCTGGCGACGAGCCTCGCCGCTCACGACCGGTTGTCCGACGAGCTGCCCGCGACGTTGGTGACGGCATCCGATGTCACCGAAGCACGGCACCTGCTGCCCGGGAACGACGATCCCAGTGTGATCGAGCTGCGCCAGGGTGGCGGTTTCGCCCGCACGGTGAACGTCGATCCTGCGCTCGCCGCCTTCGTCGGCGCGTGCGACGGTGAGCTCACCGTCGGGCAGATCGCCGCGGCCCTCGCCGACCTGTTCGACGTGCCGTTGCACGACCTCTGGGCGGAACTCGAGCCACGCCTCCGCTCGCTCATGTTCGACGGCTTCCTGCTTCCGGCGGAATAG
- a CDS encoding PIN domain-containing protein, which yields MIDLPRVHVPEEPISLSVITYAELSFGIEQAATAEERRQRTARLAWLRDTLKTEWLPFDRAAADGYARLAALVAPRRPGHARSKDIMLAGHALSIGAKLVTFNARDFELIAGEVEIVVPELR from the coding sequence TTGATCGACCTTCCACGCGTCCATGTCCCCGAAGAGCCCATCTCTCTCAGCGTCATCACGTATGCAGAACTGAGTTTTGGGATCGAACAAGCCGCGACTGCTGAGGAGCGGCGCCAGCGTACGGCGCGGCTTGCATGGCTTCGGGACACCCTCAAGACCGAATGGTTGCCGTTCGACCGCGCCGCCGCGGACGGCTACGCCCGGCTAGCAGCGCTCGTCGCGCCCCGGCGCCCCGGCCACGCGCGGAGCAAGGACATCATGCTCGCAGGCCATGCTCTGTCGATCGGGGCGAAGCTCGTCACGTTCAACGCCAGAGACTTCGAACTCATCGCGGGCGAGGTGGAGATCGTCGTGCCCGAGCTCCGTTGA
- a CDS encoding CCA tRNA nucleotidyltransferase has protein sequence MLNMADGLVRLGALAEHPVVRTLATSFAEAGFDLAVVGGPVRDALLGRAIHDLDFTTNASPDEILAIVKPVSTAQWDIGRAFGTIGARVQGEQAEITTYRADSYDGVTRKPTVEFGDAIEGDLVRRDFTVNAMALQVPAVKLVDPTGGVEDLIAGVLRTPADPRISFGDDPLRMLRAARFSAQLGFRVEDETFDAIEQLRKTLEIVSPERIQSELVRLMQTDDPVRGIRVLVETGLIEEFLPEVSALRLEVDEHHHHKDVYEHSLTVLTQAISLEHSRHPDAAPDVPLRIAALLHDIGKPRTRKLEDGGVVTFHHHDIVGARMARKRLQALRFDTDTTDAVATLIELHLRFFGYAEGTWTDAAVRRYVRDAGDLLERLHILTRADVTTRNKRKAHRLSSAYDDIESRIAALREQEELDSIRPEVDGNRIQEVLGIKPGREVGEAYRFLLELRLDEGVLGAEAAEERLREWWAARS, from the coding sequence ATGCTCAACATGGCCGATGGCCTCGTCCGTCTCGGCGCGCTCGCCGAGCACCCGGTCGTCCGCACCCTTGCCACGTCGTTCGCCGAGGCCGGATTCGACCTCGCCGTGGTCGGCGGTCCGGTGCGCGACGCTCTGCTCGGACGCGCGATCCATGACCTCGACTTCACCACCAACGCGTCGCCCGACGAGATCCTGGCCATCGTGAAGCCGGTCTCGACCGCGCAGTGGGACATCGGCCGCGCCTTCGGGACGATCGGCGCCCGCGTGCAGGGCGAGCAGGCCGAGATCACCACCTACCGGGCCGACAGCTACGACGGTGTGACCCGCAAGCCGACCGTCGAGTTCGGTGACGCGATCGAGGGCGACCTCGTCCGCCGCGACTTCACGGTCAACGCGATGGCGCTGCAGGTGCCGGCCGTGAAGCTCGTCGATCCGACCGGCGGCGTCGAAGACCTCATCGCCGGAGTCCTGCGAACCCCCGCCGACCCTCGGATCTCGTTCGGCGACGATCCGCTCCGGATGCTGCGTGCCGCCCGCTTCAGCGCGCAGCTCGGTTTCCGCGTCGAGGACGAGACCTTCGACGCGATCGAGCAGCTGCGCAAGACGCTCGAGATCGTGAGCCCGGAGCGCATCCAGTCGGAGCTCGTGCGGCTCATGCAGACCGATGATCCGGTGCGCGGCATCCGCGTACTCGTGGAGACCGGACTGATCGAGGAGTTCCTCCCCGAGGTGAGCGCCCTGCGGCTCGAGGTCGATGAGCACCACCACCACAAAGACGTCTACGAGCATTCACTGACCGTCCTGACCCAGGCGATCTCCCTGGAGCACTCCCGGCATCCCGACGCGGCCCCGGACGTTCCGCTGCGCATCGCCGCCCTCCTGCACGACATCGGCAAGCCCCGCACCCGCAAGCTCGAAGACGGGGGAGTGGTCACCTTCCATCACCACGACATCGTCGGCGCGCGGATGGCGCGCAAGCGGCTGCAGGCCCTGCGTTTCGACACCGACACGACGGATGCCGTCGCCACCCTCATCGAACTCCACCTGCGCTTCTTCGGCTACGCCGAGGGAACATGGACGGATGCCGCGGTGCGGCGTTACGTGCGCGATGCGGGCGATCTGCTGGAGCGGCTGCACATCCTCACCCGTGCGGACGTCACGACCCGGAACAAGCGGAAGGCGCACCGCCTCTCGAGCGCCTACGACGACATCGAGTCGCGCATCGCCGCTCTCCGCGAGCAGGAGGAGCTCGACTCCATCCGGCCCGAGGTCGACGGCAACCGCATCCAAGAGGTGCTGGGTATCAAGCCGGGGCGCGAGGTGGGCGAGGCCTATCGATTCCTGCTGGAGCTGCGGTTGGACGAAGGCGTGCTGGGAGCGGAAGCCGCCGAAGAGCGTCTGCGCGAGTGGTGGGCCGCGCGCAGCTGA